One genomic segment of Deltaproteobacteria bacterium includes these proteins:
- a CDS encoding sigma 54-interacting transcriptional regulator, whose amino-acid sequence MKRPETVSELKDSGLGAGTVKNEIRKNLIARIRSGERLFPGIIGLEDTVIPQIENAILSGQDIVLLGERGQAKTRLMRALISLLDEYIPVLAGCEIRDDPLSPICDRCKKMLADMGPDTPIDWVHREHRYNEKLATPDVTIADLIGEVDPIKIAEGRYLSDSGAIHFGLIPRSNRGIFALNELPDLAEKIQVGLFNVLEERDVQIRGFSFRLPLDVYFIASANPEDYTNRGRIITPLKDRFGSQVRTHYPLFREDEITIMEQERRTFPEEADMDVPSYMKEIVAEISRQARIHSEIDQRSGVSVRVSIHNMENVLSNALRRHFRLGEGSAVPRITDLEFISASTMGKIEIEGFGDALGESLLQELVDRAVANVFEAYWNGYDFRPFLGNFRDSNGVVVSEMMLGSEYERQSVRFEGLDDIHARLEAGTPEQKASSLEFVLEGLRIRGELEKEKMDDTVRYRARHS is encoded by the coding sequence ATGAAAAGACCCGAAACGGTATCCGAACTTAAAGACAGCGGCTTAGGCGCCGGAACGGTCAAGAACGAGATCCGGAAGAACCTGATCGCCCGGATCCGCTCCGGCGAGCGGTTGTTCCCCGGAATCATCGGACTCGAGGATACGGTCATTCCTCAGATTGAAAACGCGATCCTCTCAGGACAGGACATCGTACTTCTGGGAGAACGGGGCCAGGCCAAAACACGTTTAATGCGCGCTCTAATATCGTTGCTGGACGAGTATATACCGGTTCTGGCCGGCTGCGAAATTCGAGACGATCCCCTTTCCCCGATCTGCGATCGATGCAAGAAAATGTTGGCGGACATGGGGCCGGACACGCCGATCGATTGGGTGCACCGCGAACATCGATACAATGAGAAATTAGCCACGCCGGACGTAACCATCGCGGACCTCATCGGAGAGGTGGACCCCATCAAAATAGCCGAGGGGAGATACCTTTCGGATTCAGGAGCCATCCATTTCGGCCTGATTCCCCGGTCGAACCGAGGCATTTTCGCTCTTAACGAACTCCCGGACCTGGCGGAAAAGATCCAGGTGGGATTGTTCAACGTATTGGAAGAGCGGGATGTACAAATCCGCGGTTTTTCCTTCAGACTGCCTTTGGACGTCTATTTCATCGCTAGCGCGAACCCGGAGGATTACACGAACCGGGGCAGGATCATCACACCGTTGAAAGATCGTTTCGGCTCTCAGGTGAGGACGCACTATCCGCTTTTCAGGGAAGACGAGATCACGATTATGGAACAGGAGCGGCGCACGTTTCCCGAGGAAGCCGACATGGACGTGCCTTCGTATATGAAGGAGATCGTAGCGGAGATCTCGCGGCAGGCCAGAATTCATAGCGAAATCGATCAGCGTTCGGGAGTGAGTGTCAGGGTGTCCATTCACAACATGGAGAACGTACTGTCCAATGCGCTGCGCAGACATTTCCGGCTGGGAGAAGGCTCGGCCGTGCCCCGAATTACCGATCTCGAGTTTATCTCCGCCTCCACCATGGGAAAAATCGAAATCGAGGGATTCGGCGACGCTCTCGGAGAAAGTCTCCTCCAGGAACTGGTGGATCGAGCGGTGGCGAACGTTTTCGAAGCGTATTGGAACGGTTACGATTTCAGGCCGTTTTTGGGGAACTTTCGCGACTCGAACGGCGTTGTGGTTTCCGAAATGATGCTCGGTTCCGAGTATGAAAGACAGAGCGTTCGATTCGAGGGCCTGGATGATATACACGCGAGATTAGAGGCCGGAACTCCCGAGCAAAAGGCTTCGAGCCTGGAGTTCGTATTGGAGGGTCTTAGGATCCGGGGAGAACTGGAAAAAGAAAAAATGGACGATACCGTGCGGTACCGCGCAAGGCATTCATGA
- a CDS encoding thiamine pyrophosphate-binding protein: protein MQPSGPEKDCMIVDQLKPGAEFECEELPEAYLKETHVIAMMADMAKQEGTEYIFGITAGAEFPMEGLFMKAGIKRVHVRHEQSATFAADAYARMTRRTAPTIIGPSTGLTNCTSGLAQAMAAQSPILVIGGEHPAWTDNVYFAQGLVQAEKVFQGITKKTTRITSPRSMLSEFKRMYRLAMTPPMGPTAISIPWDTSYEKSRVPLIEAFYLYGPGNLLRTEPKMTHEDPALVEQAVRWLLEGGKPGIIAGESVWYDHAQEELRELVELTGIPCHTRRMARGAIDEYNPLNCGGRARGRFLRACDRAMVLGLRVGYLEMHGYPPFWGEATRYIQAQTCRENVDLMLGTDFELIGNIKALLKQMIECVKDLGIKRPPDKWNEWRKYIVDSKDYYEKKVAERIEKMKGITPVHPDLIGRLTYEVIHEELNDEVISVIDGFTASSYYTDHNRCRTAGRVLDASDTIGIGHGPGMAIGGALATNRSIPLVCLIGDGGLGAGGMDIETCARWDIPCVFIHENNDTMVAGGWKLFWSKACSPTGNEMLDSWSTLPGIRYDKMMAEFGCHTEFVVKDGEYKPALKRALDFVRDKSKPAFIEVHVEGRTMNEIWATFLTNCCGFLEWEDLPEEGRKTIMDLGLCDPTYRGFAPTWPDEAFAKRKKR, encoded by the coding sequence ATGCAACCATCCGGACCGGAAAAAGACTGTATGATCGTGGACCAGCTCAAGCCGGGCGCTGAGTTCGAGTGTGAAGAACTGCCCGAGGCGTATCTAAAGGAAACTCACGTTATCGCGATGATGGCCGACATGGCCAAACAGGAGGGCACGGAGTACATATTCGGAATAACGGCGGGCGCGGAATTCCCGATGGAAGGTCTCTTTATGAAGGCGGGCATCAAGCGCGTGCACGTACGCCACGAACAGAGCGCCACCTTTGCCGCGGACGCTTACGCGCGGATGACGCGGCGCACGGCGCCTACGATCATCGGACCCTCCACGGGTTTGACCAACTGCACGTCAGGTCTGGCGCAGGCCATGGCGGCCCAGTCTCCCATACTCGTCATCGGCGGCGAGCACCCGGCATGGACCGACAATGTGTACTTCGCCCAAGGTCTTGTCCAGGCGGAAAAAGTGTTTCAGGGTATCACCAAAAAGACGACCCGGATTACCAGTCCCAGATCCATGCTCTCGGAATTCAAGCGCATGTACCGGCTGGCCATGACGCCGCCCATGGGGCCCACCGCCATCTCGATTCCATGGGACACCAGCTATGAAAAGTCCCGGGTTCCCCTGATCGAGGCCTTTTATCTGTATGGACCCGGAAACCTGCTGCGAACCGAACCCAAAATGACGCATGAAGACCCGGCGTTGGTGGAACAGGCCGTGCGCTGGCTGCTCGAGGGAGGGAAACCCGGCATCATCGCCGGCGAGAGCGTCTGGTATGACCACGCCCAGGAAGAGCTGCGCGAACTGGTGGAACTGACGGGAATACCTTGCCATACCAGAAGAATGGCCAGAGGCGCCATCGACGAGTACAATCCTCTGAACTGCGGCGGTCGCGCCAGAGGACGCTTCTTGCGAGCCTGCGACCGGGCCATGGTTCTGGGCCTCCGCGTGGGCTACCTGGAAATGCATGGTTACCCGCCCTTCTGGGGAGAGGCCACCCGCTACATCCAGGCGCAAACATGTCGCGAGAACGTGGATCTCATGCTCGGCACCGACTTCGAACTCATCGGCAACATCAAGGCCCTGCTGAAGCAGATGATCGAGTGCGTAAAGGACCTGGGCATCAAGCGCCCGCCGGACAAATGGAACGAGTGGAGAAAGTACATTGTAGACAGCAAGGACTATTATGAGAAAAAGGTGGCGGAACGTATCGAGAAGATGAAAGGTATCACGCCGGTGCACCCGGACCTCATCGGTCGTCTGACGTACGAAGTGATTCATGAAGAGCTGAACGACGAGGTCATTTCCGTGATTGACGGTTTCACCGCTTCTTCGTACTACACGGACCACAACCGATGCCGGACGGCCGGCCGGGTGCTGGACGCCAGTGATACCATCGGAATCGGACACGGCCCTGGAATGGCCATCGGTGGTGCGCTGGCCACCAACAGGTCCATTCCGCTCGTCTGTCTCATCGGTGACGGAGGGTTGGGCGCCGGCGGAATGGACATCGAGACCTGCGCCCGATGGGACATCCCCTGCGTATTCATCCATGAGAACAACGACACCATGGTGGCCGGAGGATGGAAGCTTTTCTGGTCCAAGGCCTGTTCTCCCACCGGCAACGAAATGCTGGACTCCTGGTCCACTCTTCCCGGAATCCGCTACGACAAAATGATGGCGGAGTTCGGCTGCCACACGGAATTTGTGGTAAAAGACGGCGAGTATAAACCGGCGCTGAAGCGCGCTTTGGATTTCGTGCGCGACAAATCCAAGCCCGCCTTCATCGAAGTCCACGTGGAAGGCCGAACGATGAATGAGATCTGGGCGACCTTCCTCACCAACTGCTGTGGCTTCCTGGAATGGGAAGACCTCCCGGAAGAAGGCAGGAAGACGATCATGGATCTGGGTCTGTGCGATCCAACGTACCGAGGTTTCGCCCCCACTTGGCCGGATGAAGCCTTTGCTAAACGGAAAAAAAGATAA
- a CDS encoding CZB domain-containing protein, with the protein MSWKNMTIGKRITIGFSVVLALLVAVSILSFTGVGSIVRNAEQVILGNQLDANLAQKEIDHLNWANQVNALLTDDHVTTLHVETDDHKCGFGEWLYGDGRKRAETVAPSLSPLLKSLEEPHRKLHESAIEIGRLFRQADGSLGHFLREKKADHLAWVNKAKDVFTDASLTQLGVEKDPAKCSLGRWLLSSDVDTLKQTYPEFSAALAKVVEPHNKLHESAQEIQELLDQGHRDKALVVFNETTAPMASRTLEALDDVLEWQDGQMKHMKDAYVVYADETIPALKSVQAILREVRIEARNHIMGDEVMLDAARSTKVNVIAVGAVAVIVGLLLAQFITRGTGRFLRKVSAQLGESSAMVASAAGQVSSSSQSLAECASEHAASLEETSSSLEEMASMTKQNAHNASRANDLMKRVNEVVGKANGSMSDLTASMDEMARAGKETSKIIRTIDEIAFQTNLLALNAAVEAARAGEAGAGFAVVAEEVRNLAMRAADAARNTATLIEGMVKQVTDGSELVIQTNSAFREVAGNVSEIANLVGEIASASGEQARGISQLTKTVNEMDGMVQHNAANAEESASASEEMNSQADQLRMLILDLGRLVGITGNDGSEARPRVPRLPMPVNRKALPPVLKSAGGDCADHEEGET; encoded by the coding sequence ATGAGCTGGAAGAACATGACCATAGGAAAACGTATCACAATAGGCTTCAGTGTTGTGCTGGCCCTATTGGTTGCGGTGTCCATCCTGAGCTTTACGGGAGTGGGGAGCATAGTACGCAACGCCGAACAGGTTATTCTTGGAAACCAACTGGACGCCAATCTGGCGCAAAAGGAAATTGATCATCTCAACTGGGCGAATCAAGTGAATGCCCTGCTGACGGATGATCATGTCACTACGCTCCATGTGGAAACGGACGATCACAAATGCGGATTCGGCGAATGGCTCTACGGGGACGGCCGGAAGCGCGCCGAGACTGTGGCGCCGAGCCTGTCCCCCTTGCTTAAGAGCCTGGAAGAGCCTCATCGAAAGTTGCATGAATCGGCCATTGAGATCGGACGGCTCTTCCGGCAGGCGGACGGGTCTCTTGGACACTTCTTGCGGGAAAAGAAGGCGGATCACCTTGCCTGGGTGAACAAAGCAAAGGATGTGTTCACGGACGCCTCGCTGACGCAACTGGGCGTGGAAAAAGACCCCGCCAAATGCAGCCTCGGGAGATGGCTGCTGTCCTCCGACGTGGATACGTTGAAGCAGACATACCCGGAGTTTTCGGCGGCCCTCGCAAAGGTTGTGGAGCCTCATAACAAACTGCATGAAAGCGCGCAGGAGATCCAGGAACTCCTGGACCAGGGACATCGGGATAAGGCTCTGGTCGTATTCAACGAAACCACGGCTCCGATGGCCTCCAGGACGCTTGAAGCTCTCGACGACGTGCTGGAATGGCAGGACGGGCAGATGAAGCACATGAAGGACGCCTATGTCGTCTATGCGGACGAGACCATTCCGGCCCTGAAATCCGTTCAGGCCATTCTTCGTGAAGTCCGCATCGAGGCCAGAAATCACATTATGGGTGATGAGGTCATGTTGGATGCAGCCCGGAGCACCAAAGTCAATGTTATTGCGGTGGGCGCTGTCGCCGTTATTGTGGGCCTACTGCTCGCTCAGTTCATTACACGAGGCACGGGAAGGTTTCTCCGTAAAGTCTCTGCCCAACTGGGCGAAAGCTCGGCCATGGTGGCTTCAGCCGCCGGCCAGGTTTCCTCTTCGAGTCAATCTTTGGCCGAATGCGCCTCGGAGCATGCCGCGTCCCTCGAGGAGACTTCGTCTTCGCTTGAAGAAATGGCCTCGATGACGAAACAGAACGCCCATAACGCGTCACGAGCGAACGATCTCATGAAACGGGTTAACGAGGTCGTGGGAAAAGCCAACGGCTCCATGTCTGATTTAACGGCTTCGATGGACGAAATGGCAAGAGCGGGTAAAGAGACGTCGAAAATCATCCGAACGATCGATGAGATCGCTTTTCAAACGAATCTCCTTGCACTGAACGCGGCCGTTGAAGCGGCTCGCGCCGGAGAAGCGGGCGCAGGCTTCGCGGTTGTGGCGGAGGAGGTGCGGAATTTGGCCATGCGGGCGGCCGACGCGGCCAGAAACACGGCTACGCTGATTGAAGGCATGGTGAAGCAAGTGACTGATGGTTCCGAGTTGGTCATACAAACCAACAGCGCGTTCAGGGAAGTAGCCGGCAATGTTTCCGAAATAGCGAACCTTGTAGGGGAGATTGCGTCGGCGTCCGGCGAACAGGCTCGCGGGATTTCTCAACTTACCAAGACGGTCAACGAAATGGACGGTATGGTTCAGCATAATGCGGCCAATGCAGAGGAATCCGCCAGTGCGTCGGAGGAAATGAATTCACAGGCGGATCAGTTGAGGATGCTGATCCTGGACCTCGGTCGATTGGTTGGTATTACGGGCAACGACGGAAGCGAAGCAAGACCTCGTGTTCCGCGACTTCCCATGCCGGTGAACCGGAAGGCCCTGCCTCCTGTTCTTAAGTCGGCTGGAGGGGACTGCGCTGACCATGAAGAGGGAGAGACGTGA
- a CDS encoding tetratricopeptide repeat protein, translating to MLEEGIKYSVQGPLHKALQFFDEVLCSYPNSKKAAVHLADVYTRLGRYEDALTVLRSLRRGDSWDSGLQLQWDRTERINRDLQDLEANRYCKAGFLSKAVVPDGKGGYIVDSLGFPGSWEFRARVNTYVPPGACLRLLKSLAATHEHIRSGAIQPSGLMDVPRLQPAGFVVIHPDLADAPMRLSLLEGPDKALKWRLDATYEVVSWEREKQRESLRRLVEQGPISSAPDRDEAEAVESEDASSAALPRVLVLSLGLASDYGVTILRDRLQQRGFEAAAAYVRSINYMEDYLETFAALDEFSGQSPHVFAVSVLDAVIEEACYVISHLRRRFSEAQIVIGGSSSQTPEQCAALVPDFDVLIKGDADEALPLVAEALGRSPRGAGLSRSQVNAIKALPGGVIIQRGNTRIVHHLDHTLVPKKYHLPIPDKRKTIYYWQTSRGCPYDCRFCNKWSGKRYRMALPWNNDPVELPDAKRSALAMIEFLLLRLAMEWPEGITQEALTALLKESKAAADNARIPKPDDKIMIVIEDDDFLINRDRVKAFSMMVDELGLQRFYTFSAITSVRTLYRGSETVDLEVLSWLKTANFQSLDVGSDGLSQSTIDENQKGYTLDSHVIPLNRIAKRMGFFCFNNTIITTPYTTIPQLIESLIFYVVCPYPINVAIEIGIMGHIGNKYTNEDIANQQYDWRNEEGLDRGHFGMLDNYRVPKGYPEYALNASQIISYADPKVRDLIVEFPNHDPFEFLRSYFSERDVRAVVEAWTRLPESRPEMKALGESIFLLLDRNQDWDCSRAFATVREEMSALNLMSFVDYHHRLEEDAVQEDPSFQRIAGELSEAERLRSLHDYQAAEHTFKNLIRAFP from the coding sequence ATGTTGGAGGAAGGAATCAAATACAGCGTTCAAGGACCGCTACACAAGGCCTTACAATTCTTCGATGAAGTGCTGTGTTCATATCCTAACAGTAAGAAGGCCGCCGTTCACCTGGCGGACGTGTACACCCGGCTTGGAAGATACGAGGATGCACTCACGGTCCTTCGTTCCCTGCGCCGGGGTGATTCCTGGGACTCCGGTCTGCAGCTACAGTGGGACCGCACCGAGCGGATCAACAGAGATCTCCAGGACCTGGAGGCCAACCGTTATTGTAAGGCGGGATTTCTGTCCAAGGCCGTGGTTCCGGACGGAAAAGGCGGTTACATCGTCGACTCCCTGGGATTTCCGGGCAGTTGGGAGTTTCGCGCCCGCGTCAACACATATGTGCCCCCCGGAGCCTGTTTGCGGCTCCTGAAGTCGTTGGCCGCGACTCATGAACACATCCGGAGCGGCGCGATTCAACCGAGCGGGCTCATGGATGTTCCTCGACTGCAGCCGGCGGGGTTCGTGGTCATCCACCCGGATCTCGCCGATGCGCCGATGCGGCTGTCTCTCCTGGAAGGTCCGGACAAAGCCCTGAAATGGCGGCTGGATGCGACGTACGAAGTAGTTTCCTGGGAACGGGAAAAACAGCGTGAAAGCCTTCGGAGATTGGTGGAACAGGGTCCGATTTCCTCGGCGCCGGACCGTGATGAAGCCGAGGCCGTTGAATCGGAAGATGCGTCAAGTGCGGCCTTGCCGCGCGTACTCGTGCTATCGTTGGGGCTCGCTTCGGATTACGGAGTGACTATTCTGCGTGATCGACTTCAGCAGAGGGGATTCGAAGCCGCCGCGGCATATGTTCGCTCCATCAATTACATGGAAGACTATCTGGAGACGTTTGCGGCCCTCGATGAGTTCTCCGGACAGTCGCCGCACGTGTTCGCCGTATCCGTGTTGGACGCGGTGATCGAGGAGGCGTGTTACGTCATTTCACACCTTCGGCGACGGTTTTCGGAAGCACAGATCGTTATCGGCGGATCCAGCTCTCAAACACCGGAACAGTGCGCCGCCCTCGTACCGGATTTTGACGTACTCATAAAGGGCGATGCGGACGAGGCGCTTCCTCTGGTGGCCGAAGCCCTGGGGCGTTCTCCGAGAGGGGCGGGGCTCTCGAGAAGTCAGGTCAACGCTATAAAAGCGTTGCCCGGAGGGGTGATCATTCAAAGGGGGAACACTCGAATCGTTCACCACCTGGATCACACCCTCGTTCCGAAAAAATATCACCTCCCCATACCGGACAAGAGAAAAACCATCTACTACTGGCAGACTTCCCGCGGCTGTCCATATGACTGCCGGTTTTGCAACAAATGGTCCGGCAAGCGCTATCGAATGGCGCTTCCCTGGAACAACGATCCGGTCGAACTCCCGGATGCGAAAAGAAGCGCGTTGGCCATGATCGAATTCCTGCTGCTCCGGTTGGCCATGGAATGGCCGGAAGGGATCACGCAGGAAGCGTTAACGGCCCTGCTGAAGGAAAGCAAAGCAGCGGCCGACAACGCTCGGATTCCCAAGCCGGACGATAAGATCATGATCGTCATAGAAGACGACGATTTCCTGATCAACAGAGACCGCGTGAAAGCATTTTCAATGATGGTGGACGAGCTGGGGCTTCAACGATTCTATACCTTTTCAGCTATAACCAGTGTTCGTACGCTCTATCGCGGAAGCGAGACCGTGGATCTCGAGGTGCTGTCGTGGTTGAAGACCGCCAACTTCCAATCTCTGGACGTGGGCTCGGACGGCCTTTCTCAGAGCACCATTGATGAGAACCAGAAAGGCTACACTCTGGATTCCCATGTGATTCCGCTGAACCGTATCGCCAAGCGGATGGGGTTTTTCTGCTTTAATAACACGATCATAACAACCCCCTACACCACCATCCCGCAGCTGATCGAATCGCTGATCTTCTACGTGGTATGCCCCTATCCGATCAATGTGGCCATTGAAATCGGAATCATGGGACACATCGGCAACAAATACACCAACGAGGATATCGCCAATCAGCAGTACGACTGGAGGAATGAAGAAGGCCTGGATCGAGGCCACTTCGGTATGCTGGATAATTATCGCGTCCCCAAGGGGTATCCCGAATACGCGTTGAACGCTTCCCAGATCATCAGTTACGCCGACCCGAAGGTGAGGGATCTGATCGTCGAGTTTCCGAACCACGATCCTTTCGAGTTCCTGCGCAGCTATTTCTCGGAAAGAGACGTACGCGCCGTTGTTGAAGCCTGGACCCGCCTGCCCGAGTCGCGTCCCGAGATGAAGGCCCTCGGTGAAAGCATCTTCCTTCTGTTGGATCGGAATCAGGATTGGGATTGTTCACGAGCATTCGCCACTGTTCGAGAGGAAATGAGCGCCCTCAACCTGATGTCTTTCGTGGATTATCACCATCGGCTCGAGGAAGATGCAGTGCAGGAAGATCCCTCTTTTCAGCGGATCGCCGGCGAGTTGTCGGAGGCTGAACGCCTACGGAGCTTACACGACTATCAGGCCGCGGAACATACGTTCAAGAATCTGATCCGCGCGTTTCCCTAA
- a CDS encoding SDR family NAD(P)-dependent oxidoreductase: MEVNGCVAIVTGGASGLGEACVRNLVGAGAKAAILDLAEGKGSDLAAEFGNDCIFCKTDVTGEGSVQAAINETMVRFGAIHVAVNCAGVATPAKVLGKKGPLSIQGFEMVVRINLIGTMNVIRLAAEQMMKNEPNEDGERGVVINTASGAAFEGQIGQAAYSASKAGVVGMTLPIAREFASYGIRNVTIAPGLFDTPMLGGMPDPVRQSLIATCLFPRRMGKAAEFAQLVRQIIENAMLNGATLRLDGALRLAPK; this comes from the coding sequence ATGGAAGTCAACGGGTGTGTAGCCATTGTTACCGGAGGCGCGTCCGGGCTGGGTGAGGCCTGCGTACGGAACCTCGTTGGAGCCGGCGCCAAGGCCGCCATACTCGACCTGGCGGAGGGAAAGGGATCCGACCTTGCAGCGGAATTCGGCAATGACTGCATCTTCTGCAAAACGGATGTAACCGGTGAGGGGTCGGTCCAGGCTGCCATAAACGAGACCATGGTACGTTTCGGAGCCATACACGTAGCGGTTAACTGCGCCGGAGTGGCAACGCCGGCAAAAGTACTCGGGAAAAAAGGGCCGCTCAGTATTCAGGGCTTCGAAATGGTGGTGAGAATCAACCTGATCGGCACCATGAACGTTATACGGCTGGCCGCTGAACAGATGATGAAGAACGAACCCAACGAAGACGGAGAAAGGGGTGTCGTTATCAATACGGCATCGGGCGCGGCTTTCGAAGGTCAAATCGGTCAGGCGGCCTACAGCGCTTCGAAGGCGGGCGTGGTTGGAATGACACTTCCCATTGCCCGGGAGTTCGCGAGTTATGGTATCCGCAACGTGACCATCGCGCCGGGACTGTTCGACACTCCCATGCTTGGGGGGATGCCGGACCCCGTTCGACAATCGCTTATCGCCACCTGTCTGTTTCCGAGGCGAATGGGAAAAGCTGCGGAATTCGCCCAACTGGTTCGACAAATCATCGAGAACGCCATGCTGAACGGGGCAACGTTGCGCCTCGACGGAGCTCTGCGCTTGGCTCCCAAGTAA
- a CDS encoding PQQ-dependent sugar dehydrogenase codes for MAAIGLLFLLIASLPAFSAGNARFSALRNPTVLEDPIPDRIQQGGIEVKLAPVATGLTAPNWGVYAPSHPDLLFVSDQNGTLWKIELTTGDKTPFLDMSSRLVELGVFGPDSFDERGFLGFAFHPDYAANGRLYTYTSEPAIGAPGEANHQSVLTEWLVPSPGDPSSVADVGSARELLRVDEPQFNHNAGGVNFGPDGKLYVSFGDGGGADDRDGQTFLGEPIVGHGAKGNGQDPSNLLGTIIRIDPSGNNSSNGAYGIPGDNPFLGMNGFREEIHAYGFRNPFRFSFDAESGELYAADVGQNSVEEVDVVSAGGNYGWNVKEGSFFFEHNDNNPGSVTDAPPPDAPQGLIDPIAEYDHDEGVAVIGGFVYRGTGVPSLYGKYVFGELAKPGSESGRLFYLEGSTIFEFPLLGRSELGLRLLGFGQDADGELYVLGNTTGTPFGSTGEILKIVSNPSYDLSGGLLHIDALDVSDATGAAVFRADMAVEPGSDPIIFGVVAASVLSERFKGSGASFDFETGELMLPIVDVFDSQGNLGTYSAGLKLLADPDRIRFEVTEAAMVP; via the coding sequence ATGGCCGCCATAGGTTTACTGTTTCTGCTCATCGCATCGCTTCCTGCTTTCTCCGCCGGCAACGCCCGATTCTCGGCTTTAAGAAATCCCACGGTGTTGGAAGACCCCATACCCGATCGCATTCAACAGGGCGGCATAGAGGTCAAACTCGCACCGGTGGCCACGGGCCTGACGGCGCCCAACTGGGGGGTCTACGCTCCCTCGCATCCGGACCTGCTGTTCGTTTCGGATCAAAACGGAACCCTCTGGAAAATCGAGCTGACGACCGGGGACAAGACTCCCTTTTTGGACATGAGCAGTCGATTGGTGGAACTGGGTGTCTTCGGTCCCGACTCCTTCGATGAACGCGGATTTCTGGGATTTGCTTTCCATCCCGACTACGCAGCCAATGGGCGTTTGTATACGTACACCTCGGAACCCGCCATAGGCGCCCCGGGTGAGGCCAACCATCAGAGCGTACTTACCGAATGGCTTGTCCCCTCTCCCGGAGATCCCTCGTCGGTCGCGGACGTCGGCAGCGCCAGGGAGCTGCTGCGGGTGGACGAGCCTCAATTTAATCACAATGCCGGAGGCGTGAATTTTGGCCCGGACGGAAAGTTGTATGTTTCTTTCGGAGACGGAGGGGGCGCCGACGATCGGGACGGTCAAACCTTTCTGGGAGAACCGATCGTGGGACACGGCGCCAAAGGGAACGGTCAGGATCCATCCAATCTGCTCGGAACCATCATCCGCATCGATCCCTCCGGAAACAACTCCTCCAACGGTGCATATGGCATACCCGGCGACAACCCGTTCTTAGGCATGAACGGATTTCGAGAAGAGATCCACGCCTATGGATTCCGTAACCCATTTCGTTTCTCCTTTGACGCAGAGTCGGGGGAGTTATACGCCGCTGACGTCGGGCAAAACAGTGTGGAAGAAGTCGACGTGGTTTCAGCGGGAGGCAACTATGGCTGGAACGTGAAAGAAGGATCCTTTTTCTTCGAACACAATGATAACAATCCCGGATCCGTAACCGACGCGCCCCCTCCTGACGCGCCGCAAGGTCTGATCGATCCCATTGCCGAATACGATCATGATGAAGGCGTTGCCGTGATAGGGGGCTTCGTCTATCGTGGAACCGGAGTTCCCTCTCTGTACGGCAAGTACGTTTTCGGAGAATTGGCGAAACCGGGTTCAGAAAGCGGCCGGCTGTTCTACCTCGAAGGAAGCACTATATTCGAATTTCCGTTGCTGGGACGATCGGAACTGGGACTGAGGCTGCTGGGGTTTGGTCAAGATGCCGACGGCGAGCTGTATGTACTGGGAAACACCACGGGAACCCCCTTTGGAAGCACGGGCGAAATCCTGAAGATCGTGTCCAATCCGTCCTACGACTTGTCCGGCGGGCTGTTGCACATAGACGCTCTGGACGTTTCCGACGCGACGGGCGCCGCCGTGTTCCGGGCGGACATGGCCGTCGAGCCCGGCAGCGACCCCATCATTTTCGGGGTCGTCGCGGCTTCGGTTCTGTCCGAGCGTTTCAAAGGGAGTGGCGCTTCCTTTGATTTCGAAACGGGAGAACTTATGTTACCCATAGTCGATGTCTTCGATAGCCAGGGCAATCTTGGGACCTATTCCGCCGGATTGAAGCTGCTCGCCGATCCCGACCGCATCCGGTTCGAGGTCACGGAAGCGGCTATGGTCCCTTGA